The nucleotide window CATCTCTCCCACTTTTTCAGCCTATATTTAATGTATTGAGTTGGTCCGTAATTTTTCTAGTTATCTAAATATCTTACTTTTGAATAACCCTTGGCTCTCCTGTAAATCCATAAACCAATCGCAAAAGCAATCAGTGCGATTGAGATAGTCTGGGCAATCCTTAGCGTGTCTGTCAGCATCAGGCTGTCTGTGCGCATGCCTTCGACAAAGAAGCGTCCGATTGAATACCAGATGACATAACTGAGGAAAAGTTCCCCGCGGCCCAGGTTGACCCTGCGCAACGACATAAGCAGGATAAAACCAAGCAGATTCCAGATAGATTCATACAGGAACGTTGGGTGATAGTATGTGCCATTGATATACATCTGGTTGATGATGAATTCAGGAAGATGCAGGTTCTCCAAAAATGCCCGGGTGACTTCTCCGCCATGTGCCTCCTGGTTCATGAAATTGCCCCAGCGGCCGATTGCCTGGCCAAGGATGATACTCGGAGCGGCGATATCCGCAAGCTTCCAGAATGAAACATTCCTTGACTTCGTAAAGAAATAAGTAGTGGCTACAGCTCCGATCAACGCGCCATGAATCGCAATCCCGCCATTCCAGATTTTAAAAATCTCGCCCGGATACTGTACGTAATAATCCCACTGGAAGATAACATAATAAATCCTTGCTGAGATGATGGCGATTGGAATCGCCCAGAGCATCAAGTCTGCAAATATATCTTTTGGCAATCCGCGCCGTTCGCCTTCGCGCATGGCAATCCATAAAGCGAGCGCAATTCCAAGCCCGATGATGACGCCGTACCAGTGCACCTGGATCGGGCCAAGCGAAAAGGCAATCGGGTCGATCGGCTGAATATTCTTTTCCATATCATTTCCCCTTTTTCACAAGAAAAGCGCAAGCGCCTTGTCCAGCCCCGACAAGCGCTGGAGGGCCGCCCATTGAAGTCGTTCTTTGACTTCATTGGGCGGACCGAAGCGACTCGAGGGGCTAGGCGCTGGAGCTGGACAATTCTCGAAGTGAATTTTTATATATTAAAAAATGAAAAAACCATTTATACCAGCACTTTAGCCGTGTTTAATCAAACGTTTGATTAAGGCTCTTTTTGTAAACTTTATTGCTTTACAATGCATTATTTTCTTGCGTTCTACTATAGAAATACCTATCTAAAATTCATGGTTGTGTCAATTTACCGTTCATCATGGTCGCCGTCTTCGATGACGTCAGAAAGCCTGTTGGTGAATTGCTCTGCTGCGTTCATCCCCATGCGCTTCAGCCTGAAGTTCATTGCGGCTACCTCAATGATGACAGCGAGGTTACGGCCTGGACGGACCGGAATCGTCAGCTTCGTGATATCGGTGTCGAGGATTCTCATTTTTTCTTCATCAAGGCCCAATCTATCATATGATTTTTTCTGGTCCCAGATTTCGAGATCAATAATCAGGGAAATCCGTTTATGTGAGCGTACCGCTCCTGCCCCGAACAGGGTCATGACATTGATGATGCCCACGCCGCGGATTTCGAGCAGATGTTCAATTAGATCTGGCGAGTTACCGACGAGTGTTCCGATATCTTCCTGGCGGATTTCGACGCAATCATCCGCTACCAGCCGGTGTCCGCGTTTGACCAGTTCAAGCGCAGTTTCACTTTTACCGACACCGCTTTTGCCTGTGATCAGAACGCCAATCCCATATAGATCGACCAGTACACCATGTACGGCAGTAGTTGGTGCAAGCTTGCTCTCCAGGTAATTTGTCAGATGACTCGAAAGCCTTGTTGTCTTTTGCTTCGATCTCATGACCGGAACAGATTCTCGTTCGGCCGCTTCAATCAGTTCAGCCGGAACTTCCATGTCCCTTGTAACAATGATGCCTGGCGTAATATCTGTACAAAGCTTTTCCATCCGCTCTGTCTTTTCGCGAGGGTTCAGTTTTTCAAAGAAGGTCAATTCTGTTTTACCAAGCAACTGCAGGCGCTCCGCAGGATAATATTCAAAGTAACCGGCAATCTCGAGTCCCGGCCTTGAGATATCAGTGGTCGTAATCGGACGGTTGATGCCTTCCTCTCCACTTAACAATTCCATGTCGAATTTCTCGATGATGTCTTTAGTGCGGACTTTTGGCAAAGAAACTTCCTCCTTTATTAGGACATTTTTTTCCACATGATCACAATACTTTATATTTTAGCACTTTTTCAGACAGAACCAAATATAAGGAGTCAAAAAACACCATTGTTGTTTTTGAAATTGTATACTTCTCAATATATGTCTATACCAGTTGAAGCCATAATCAAATTATGTATAGTGGTATAGACAACCCAAAGGTGAGATTTGTATAATAGAAAGAAATAAGACACAATTTTCGGGTGATAGGATGAAAGAATTATTGCTGGTTAACGCCAGGATTTTAACCGAAGAGACGTTGATTCAAAAAGGATATCTTTATATAAAAGACGGGATAATTGCTGATATCGGGCTTGTTTCTTCCCTCCCCGAGCATCATGCAGATGTAGTGGAACTGCCGGAAGATAGCACAATTGTTCCCGGGTTCATTGATGTGCACATCCATGGAGCCGGCGGAGCCGATACGATGGACGCAACCATTGAAGCCCTGACCACCATGGCGTCGTTCCTGCCAGAGGAAGGAACGACCAGTTTTCTTGCTACAACGATCACACAGGAACAATCCGCCATTTTCAAAGCTTTGAAAAATGCCGAAGACTATATGGGCAGTCATAATTATCCAGGAAAAGCGGAGATGCTCGGGATCCATCTGGAAGGACCCTTCATCAATGAAGTACGTAAAGGGGCCCAGCCAGAGAAATACATCAACAAACCCGATATCGAGCTATTCAAGAACATGCAGCAAGCATCAGGGAACAATATCAGGCTTGTCACGCTGGCGCCGGAAAAAGAGAACGGCAATGAACTTATAGCACATTTGGCCAAAAATGGTGTCATTGCTTCGGTTGGCCATTCTGATGCTACATACGCACAGATGTCTGAAGCTGTAAAATCCGGCGCGAGCCATGTGACCCATTTATTCAATGGTATGCGCGGGATACATCACCGCGATCCAGGAGTCGCAGGAGCTGCGCTGCTTTTGGATGAGTTGAAAATCGAGCTGATTGCGGATGGAATCCATGTCGTTCCAGAAATGCTTGATCTAGCGATACGGTCAAAGGGAAAAGATGGTGTCATTCTGATTACCGATTCCATGAGGGCGAAATGCCTTAAGAACGGCATATACGACCTTGGCGGGCAAGCAGTGAGTGTTGCGGACGGAAAGGCACTTTTAGAAGATGGAACTCTTGCTGGCAGTATTTTAAAAATGAAGGATTCCCTGAAGAATATGATGAAATTCACCGGCATCAGTCTTGAGGATGCAGTAAAGCTATCCAGTGAGAATCCTGCCAGGCAGCTTAAAGTTTTCAATCGAAAAGGAAGCATTGCTGCCGGGAAGGATGCCGATCTTGTTGTGCTGGACAGCAACAACGATGTTGCCATGACTTTTTGCCGGGGTATCATCAGCTATACCCGCTTATAACCATTTTGAAAGAGGTGATGATGTGAAACTGATCCAAACATTGAATTACGCAGAGCTTAGCCAGCAGGCAGCAGCGCAAGTCCTCTCTAGCCTCAAAGGGAATCCAGCGCTCAATCTTGGCCTTGCTACCGGAAGTACACCGACCGGACTTTATCAGGAACTTATTAAAGACCATCAGTTGAACGGGACTTCCTACCAACAAGTAAACACATTCAACCTGGATGAATACATTGGCGTTCCAAAAAAGGATTATCACAGCTACCACTACTTCATGTGTGAGAAGCTATTTAAACACATCGATATCCCGCTTGACCAAACCCATATACCTGATGGTACAGCAATGGATTTTGCCAAAGAATGCACACGTTATGAACAGTTCATCCTTGAGCATGGAGGCATTGACCTGCAGGTTCTCGGGATTGGACAGAATGGGCATATCGGTTTTAATGAACCAGGAACATCATTCGACAGCAGGACGCACATCATCGACCTGGCGGAAAGCACACGCAAGGCAAATTCGCGTTTTTTCGCTTCGCTTGATGATGTCCCGAGGCAGGCGATCACTATGGGAATTGCCACGATCTTGGATAGCAGGGAAATCTTCTTGCTTGTTTCCGGCACTGCAAAAGCTGAGGCACTTGCCCGCTTGATGAATGGCGAAGTCAGCGAAGAGTTTCCTGCTTCTGTCCTGAAAAAGCACGAGAATGTTACGATTTTTGCCGATAAAGAAGCGGCAGCAATGCTTTGATTCCGCTATAACGGAAACGATATGCAGTCAGGAGAATGACCTATGATTGATAAAAATTCACCTATACCGATTTATCATCAGCTTGAAGAATATATTAAAAGCCAGATTGAAAGCGGCGAGCTCAAGCCTGATGAAGCCATTCCCTCGGAACGCGTTTATGCCGACCTCTTCAAAATCAGCCGAATGACCATCAGGCAGGCGTTGACGAATCTTGTGAATGATGGATACCTGTACCGCCAAAAAGGGAAAGGCACCTTCGTCAATCAAAAGAAAGTCGAAAATCGCCTGGAGGGAATGACAAGCTTTACAGAAGACATGAAGGAGCGCGGGCTTACTCCTGGCAGCAGGCTGGTGTCATTCGAAATCATTCCCGCCAGCCGGAAAATTGCCGATATGCTCCACCTCGCAGAACATACACCTGTGTTTGAAATCAAGCGTGTCAGACTTGCCGATGATGCCCCGCTGGCTCTTGAAACCACATTTCTACCTGCCAATCTGGTGAAGGGATTGACAGAGGAAATCATCAATCATTCCCTTTACGAGTACATCGAGGAAAAACTATCCCTGACGATCCATGAAGCGACACAGCAAATCGAGGCGACAATCGCGAAGGAACACGAATTGCCCTTGCTGGAAATCGATAGAGGCTCGCCAGTCCTGCTGATACACAGGACTTCATATCTAAAGGATGGCACCCCCTTCGAATACGTAAAGTCAGCATATCGCGCCGACCGATACAAATTCGTTCATAGTATGAAGCGGTAATGACTAGTTTTGCAGAGACCCCCAGCCGGGTCTTTTTTCGTGGCTTTTTTCACACTGAAAATCCCCCCTGCCCGGTAAGTAATCATTCAAAGGCTAAACGAGCTTTTCATGACTGTAGCTCCCTCCATATAAATTCCTACAAAAATTTCATGTAATGGCTCTATTGTCGATGCTAAAAGAAAATTTAGCTTATTTCCACGGAAATAATCGAACGCCTTTGTCGAATAGTTTGTCTGATTGCCTTAAAATGGGGGTAACAAACAATAAGGAGTAGATAAGATGCTTAAGAACTTCCAGATTGATGATTTTGCCAGGAATCAAATGACCGCTGAGATCAAGCAATATTTCCTTGAAGAACGGGGTGAGGAACTGGGAGATTTGGCTGCCATGCTGATTCTTGAATTTTTTGCGAATAAGCTCGCACCTCACTTTTATAATAAAGGAATCCAGGACGGCCACGATTTCATATCACAGCGTCTTGATGACATATTTGAACTGAACAAATAAGAAACAACGTATGGATAACCGCCTTTATCTGATCTCAATATGTCCTTTTCCTGGATTTAGTCATATATATACTGATGAGGAAATCTTTTAACGGAAGGTGTGATAAACTTGAAGATCATGCTTGATGCTGGGCATGGCTACAACACCCCGGGTAAGCGAAGTCCTGATGGATTGAGAGAATATGAGTTTAACAGGGCCGTGGCGAATTATGCGAACCAGCTGCTTGAAAACTACAAGAATGTCACCGTGTATTTTTCTCATTCCGATCAGCGAGATGTGTCATTGACAGCAAGGACAGACAAGGCGAACAGCCTGAATGTGGAGATATTTGTATCGATCCATGCCAATGCGTTTGGGAGCGGGGGCTGGAATAATGTCGGCGGTATTGAGACTTATGTCTATCCATCCAGGCCGCCTGTGGCGAATCAGCTGGCCCAAAAAATCCAGCGCAATCTTGTCATCGCTACAGGTCTCGAGAACCGCGGGGTACGAACTGCTGATTTCCATGTCCTGAGGGAAACAAAAATGGACGCCGTCCTTGTGGAGGGCGGATTTATGACAAACAGGAACGAAGTGGAGCTGCTGCGCTCCGAAACGTACCGAAGAACGATAGCAGAAGGCATTGTCAAAGCTTTGGCAGAGCAGTTCAAGCTCCAGCGAGAAGACAATGCGCCACCATCTCCTGCTCCCCCACCTTCGGCTGCAAAATCTGCCGCTACAGGCAGGAAAGGCGGATTATACAAAGTCCAGGCAGGGGCGTTCGAAGATGAGCGTAACGCTGAAGAACTTGCCGCACGTTTAAGGAAGGCGGGCTTTGAAGCCTATATTGAGCAGGAATAGGAATAGGCCGACACATACCGTGCCGGCCTTTTCTGTTTTATCTAGATGATGTTACCTGCGTTTTTTATCCGATTCGCGCAACACCGTGTTCTGGATGACCAGGTTTGCGATGGACATGATCACCGCTGTAAGAAGCGCCATGCCAAAACCGGCTATTTCAAATGAACTCCCCATCATGCTGTCTGTCAGCATCAGCGTGACTGCGTTGATGACAAACAGGAATAGTCCGAGGCTAAGGACTGTGACAGGAAGTGTCAAAATGATTAAAATCGGCTTAACCAGGATATTCAAGATTGAAAGAATGAAGCTGGCGCCTAATGCAGCACCGAAGCCAGACAGATAAATCTCATTCTCGAAATACCCGGCAAGTGCCATGAAAAGGACTGCGTTAATGACGATCCCCAACAGCCATCTCATTTTTAATATTCCTCCCTGTTTGGCAGTGCAAACACAAATACAAGATAAAGGACGGCCATCGGGAAGAATGCCGTACTGAACAGCAGAATCACAAACAGGATTCGCAGCAGGGCTGCCTTCACTCCAAAGGATTCTGCCATCCCGCCGAGCACTCCTGCGAGCATCCGGTTCGTCCGGGAACGGGATAATTTCATGGTTAACACCTTCCTACTGCTGTTGTAATATTTTTTTTACTGCTATTGAACCTGTTTTGGTGTCAGCATAGAGCCTGACTGCCTTTTGCCCGCCATCAGCAGGCTTGAAGCGAAGATGTTTCTGAACCATATCACTTTTCTCCTCAACGACCTGTATGCCATCGAGCTCGATGGTAAAGCCGCCAAGATTCGATTTGAGTTCACCACTGGCTGGTGTTTTTTCCGGCAGGGTCACCTCTATGCTTCCTGTCGTGGCCTTCACTTCCACGCTTTCGCAATCCTGGTTCTTTACTGTGCATGTCACATTTCCATTAAAAGATTGAAGATCGACATGATTAAAAAAGCCATCGGCCTTGATTGCGCCATTGATTGTTTCAGCTTCAAGTTCTCTGATTGCACTTCGCTGGATGCTGATTTGGCCACTCACAGTTTCCGTTTCCAGCTTGCCGCACTCAAGGTTTCCGAGCAATACTTTGCCGTTTGCCGTTTTTGCCCGGCAATCCTTTATTGTTAAGTTTTCACCTTCGATGGTTCCATTAAACAAGCGGATCCGGACATTTTCATATTCTTCTTTCGGAATATGGATGACTGCATCCACCTTCATCCACTTTTGCTGCACCGAAAAACGGAGCTTTTGATTTTCAATCGTGAAGATTGCATCCTCTAAAAACTTCTTGCGTGCCTCATCCTGGTTTTCGACCCGATACACTTTCGCACTGCACTCGACTCGCACATCCTTTTGTTCCCATGGCACTATTTTTACCGAACCATTTGCCATATCAATGTCCACCTGGTTCAAATAAGTATCACCCTGCTGGAAAATATGCGTGATATCAACGGAATGGCCAAAGTTCAGGTCCAAATCGAAATCCTTGATCTTTTTGAAAGCAGAATCTACAAAATCAAGCACCTTATCTTTTACAGTGTTGAAATTATACGTATTGTAATCTTCTTTTTTGTATTCAGCTTTTTTGGCTTCTTCAAAATTCACATTTGTTGAAAGAGCGGTTGATTTTTCCTGGTTCTGTGTTTTCCCCTGCTCCAGCTGCTCGATCAGGAACAAAGCTTCTTCCACCGTCATCTTTCCCTCTTCAACAAGCTTCAAAATCCGTTTTCTTTCTTCTTTCATGGTCCATCCTCCTCAATTTGTATTAAGCACCTTTATTCCTTTAACCAAATTCCATATAAGGACAATGAAACTCAATATAACCATTAAAATCGCACTGCTGAACAGGAATACAGGGAATCCCCCTGTTCCTCCGTTAAAATCAATGAACACCGCAATTAAAATAAGCGGCACAGGAATCAGTGGTATAAGATGTGACATTAGCGCTTTCTTCGCATGGAACTTTACATCTCCATCCTCTGAAGCTAAATAAGCAACAAGGGGGAACAAGATCCCGGCGAACATAATACTGAAATAGCACAAAGCTGACAGAATCCTTTTCGTATCCATCCTCTTCATCTCCTTAGCAATTAATACGCAGCGGAGTCTAAGAAGTTTCATTTCTTTATGAAATTAATTCGACAAACTGCTTTCAAACCCTTGTCTACACCCCCATTATTTATCGAATCTTCCGTGAACTCTACAATAGGCAAATTCCACTATTTTCTTATTCAAATAATGTTGATGAACTATTATCCTGTAATTATATAGAAATATTCCTGTAACAAACATGAAATATTACCGTCTAAGTAAGTGAAATTAAATTAGAAATCAGCGAGGGATGCAGAGTGTTCAGATTGAAAAGTAAAACAGCCAGATGGTGCACTGTTGTTTGTTTAGTTGGGTGGCTAGTCACTTCCTCTTCCGCCGTGGCTAGCCAGGTGAAAAAGCCAGTGGTCCATAGTTCCTGCCAACATCAGGAACTCAAACCAGCTTATCATCGCACTGACCATGTGTTAAAAAAACTTGAAACAAAGCCGCCTAGATTTATAGTAAGTGAAACACGATATAAAGAACAACCGACTCCAGACGTAGTTAACCCTCCCTCTGAAGAACCAGCCAAAGCTCCTTCAAAAACTGTCTACTTAACATTTGACGACGGACCGCACAAGGTATCAGACCAACTTTTATCGATTCTAAATGAGTTTGACGCAAAAGCTACCTTTTTTATGCTGGACGGCAATATGAGGAACTTTCCCGATGCGGTAAAAAGGATGGCAGAAGCCGGCCACAGCCTTGGAGCGCATGGTGTCACCCATGACAAAACGAAAATCTATCAGTCTCCGCAAACCGTTGTCGCTGAAATGGAACAGACACTAAAGACCATCAAAGAAATCACAGGAATCGATTCGACCCTGATCCGCACACCATATGGGAGCGCCCCTTACATGAAGGATCCTTATAAAAAAGCCGTCAGTGACAAAGGATACCAGTTGTGGGACTGGAACGTAGACAGCAAAGACTGGTATTACCGCGATAACCGGCTGGTTGCCAATACAATCGCCCAGGTAGCAGACAAAGCCAAGAAGGATGAGCCGCTCGTGATCCTTCTGCATGAAAGAGAAGAAACCCTTATCCAGCTGCCTCAATTGCTGGAATTCCTGAAAAAGCAGAATTATGATTTTAAAGCGCTCGATGCACAGATGACACCGATTCAGTTGAAATAGTGTAGTATGATTCTTTACGCAAAAAATCTCTTCCCGAAAAGGAAGAGATTTTTTCATATAGATTACGCATTGCTAGTACTTTTTTCTTTTTCCTCGATCTGCTCTTTCATCCGCAGTCTATCGCGTTCCAATATCGGCTTGAGGTACCGGCCGGTATAAGATTCTTCCACTTCGGCGATTTTTTCCGGAGTGCCGGTAGCGACGATGGTGCCGCCGCGGTCTCCTCCTTCCGGGCCAAGGTCGACGATATAGTCAGCGGCTTTGATGACATCGAGATTATGTTCGATGACCAGCACGGTGTCGCCATTTTCGACGAGACGCTGGAGGACGACAAGCAGGCGGGATATATCATCGACGTGCAGACCGGTTGTCGGCTCATCCAGGATATAAAGCGAACGTCCTGTTGAGCGTCGGTGCAGCTCGGATGCCAACTTGACGCGCTGGGCTTCCCCGCCGGAAAGAGTCGTCGCCGGCTGGCCGAGTTTGATATAACCAAGGCCGACATCGTAAATCGTCTGCAATTTGCGGGCGATCTTCGGAATATTAGCAAAGAATTCAACCCCTGCCTCAACCGTCATATCAAGGATATCTGAAATATTCTTTCCTTTGTATTTCACTTCCAAAGTCTCGCGGTTGTAACGCTTACCATGGCATACTTCACATGGGACGTATACGTCAGGCAGGAAGTGCATCTCGATTTTGATAATACCGTCTCCGCGGCAGGCTTCACAGCGGCCGCCTTTTACATTGAAGCTGAAGCGGCCCTTTTTATAGCCGCGGACTTTTGCTTCATTCGTCGACGCAAACACATCACGGATGTCATCGAACACACCCGTATAGGTTGCCGGGTTTGATCTTGGCGTACGGCCGATTGGCGACTGATCGATATCGATGACCTTGTCGAGGTAATCGATACCTTTTATTTCCTTGAACTCGCCTGGCTTGCTTTTTGCTCTGTGCAGCTTCATCGCCAGCGATTTATGAAGGATTTCATTGATCAGGGTACTTTTGCCGGAACCGGATACACCTGTGACGGCCATGAAGGTTCCGAGCGGGAACTTCACATTGACATTTTTCAGGTTGTTTTCCTTTGCGCCTTTGATTTCAATATAGCGGCCGTCTGGTTTGCGGCGCTCGATTGGCAGCGGAATGAATTTTTTGCCTGAGAGATACTGGCCCGTAAGCGAATTTGGATCATCCATCACCTCTGCCGGCGTACCCTGGGAGATAATTTCCCCGCCATGGATGCCAGCACCAGGACCGATATCGATCAGGTGGTCAGCCGCTAACATCGTATCTTC belongs to Mesobacillus sp. AQ2 and includes:
- the hprK gene encoding HPr(Ser) kinase/phosphatase — translated: MPKVRTKDIIEKFDMELLSGEEGINRPITTTDISRPGLEIAGYFEYYPAERLQLLGKTELTFFEKLNPREKTERMEKLCTDITPGIIVTRDMEVPAELIEAAERESVPVMRSKQKTTRLSSHLTNYLESKLAPTTAVHGVLVDLYGIGVLITGKSGVGKSETALELVKRGHRLVADDCVEIRQEDIGTLVGNSPDLIEHLLEIRGVGIINVMTLFGAGAVRSHKRISLIIDLEIWDQKKSYDRLGLDEEKMRILDTDITKLTIPVRPGRNLAVIIEVAAMNFRLKRMGMNAAEQFTNRLSDVIEDGDHDER
- the nagB gene encoding glucosamine-6-phosphate deaminase: MKLIQTLNYAELSQQAAAQVLSSLKGNPALNLGLATGSTPTGLYQELIKDHQLNGTSYQQVNTFNLDEYIGVPKKDYHSYHYFMCEKLFKHIDIPLDQTHIPDGTAMDFAKECTRYEQFILEHGGIDLQVLGIGQNGHIGFNEPGTSFDSRTHIIDLAESTRKANSRFFASLDDVPRQAITMGIATILDSREIFLLVSGTAKAEALARLMNGEVSEEFPASVLKKHENVTIFADKEAAAML
- a CDS encoding DUF2164 domain-containing protein, with the protein product MLKNFQIDDFARNQMTAEIKQYFLEERGEELGDLAAMLILEFFANKLAPHFYNKGIQDGHDFISQRLDDIFELNK
- the lgt gene encoding prolipoprotein diacylglyceryl transferase, with the translated sequence MEKNIQPIDPIAFSLGPIQVHWYGVIIGLGIALALWIAMREGERRGLPKDIFADLMLWAIPIAIISARIYYVIFQWDYYVQYPGEIFKIWNGGIAIHGALIGAVATTYFFTKSRNVSFWKLADIAAPSIILGQAIGRWGNFMNQEAHGGEVTRAFLENLHLPEFIINQMYINGTYYHPTFLYESIWNLLGFILLMSLRRVNLGRGELFLSYVIWYSIGRFFVEGMRTDSLMLTDTLRIAQTISIALIAFAIGLWIYRRAKGYSKVRYLDN
- a CDS encoding N-acetylmuramoyl-L-alanine amidase — its product is MLDAGHGYNTPGKRSPDGLREYEFNRAVANYANQLLENYKNVTVYFSHSDQRDVSLTARTDKANSLNVEIFVSIHANAFGSGGWNNVGGIETYVYPSRPPVANQLAQKIQRNLVIATGLENRGVRTADFHVLRETKMDAVLVEGGFMTNRNEVELLRSETYRRTIAEGIVKALAEQFKLQREDNAPPSPAPPPSAAKSAATGRKGGLYKVQAGAFEDERNAEELAARLRKAGFEAYIEQE
- a CDS encoding GntR family transcriptional regulator; this encodes MIDKNSPIPIYHQLEEYIKSQIESGELKPDEAIPSERVYADLFKISRMTIRQALTNLVNDGYLYRQKGKGTFVNQKKVENRLEGMTSFTEDMKERGLTPGSRLVSFEIIPASRKIADMLHLAEHTPVFEIKRVRLADDAPLALETTFLPANLVKGLTEEIINHSLYEYIEEKLSLTIHEATQQIEATIAKEHELPLLEIDRGSPVLLIHRTSYLKDGTPFEYVKSAYRADRYKFVHSMKR
- a CDS encoding PspC domain-containing protein — its product is MKLSRSRTNRMLAGVLGGMAESFGVKAALLRILFVILLFSTAFFPMAVLYLVFVFALPNREEY
- the nagA gene encoding N-acetylglucosamine-6-phosphate deacetylase, with the protein product MKELLLVNARILTEETLIQKGYLYIKDGIIADIGLVSSLPEHHADVVELPEDSTIVPGFIDVHIHGAGGADTMDATIEALTTMASFLPEEGTTSFLATTITQEQSAIFKALKNAEDYMGSHNYPGKAEMLGIHLEGPFINEVRKGAQPEKYINKPDIELFKNMQQASGNNIRLVTLAPEKENGNELIAHLAKNGVIASVGHSDATYAQMSEAVKSGASHVTHLFNGMRGIHHRDPGVAGAALLLDELKIELIADGIHVVPEMLDLAIRSKGKDGVILITDSMRAKCLKNGIYDLGGQAVSVADGKALLEDGTLAGSILKMKDSLKNMMKFTGISLEDAVKLSSENPARQLKVFNRKGSIAAGKDADLVVLDSNNDVAMTFCRGIISYTRL
- a CDS encoding phage holin family protein, translated to MRWLLGIVINAVLFMALAGYFENEIYLSGFGAALGASFILSILNILVKPILIILTLPVTVLSLGLFLFVINAVTLMLTDSMMGSSFEIAGFGMALLTAVIMSIANLVIQNTVLRESDKKRR
- a CDS encoding DUF4870 domain-containing protein yields the protein MDTKRILSALCYFSIMFAGILFPLVAYLASEDGDVKFHAKKALMSHLIPLIPVPLILIAVFIDFNGGTGGFPVFLFSSAILMVILSFIVLIWNLVKGIKVLNTN
- a CDS encoding polysaccharide deacetylase family protein: MFRLKSKTARWCTVVCLVGWLVTSSSAVASQVKKPVVHSSCQHQELKPAYHRTDHVLKKLETKPPRFIVSETRYKEQPTPDVVNPPSEEPAKAPSKTVYLTFDDGPHKVSDQLLSILNEFDAKATFFMLDGNMRNFPDAVKRMAEAGHSLGAHGVTHDKTKIYQSPQTVVAEMEQTLKTIKEITGIDSTLIRTPYGSAPYMKDPYKKAVSDKGYQLWDWNVDSKDWYYRDNRLVANTIAQVADKAKKDEPLVILLHEREETLIQLPQLLEFLKKQNYDFKALDAQMTPIQLK
- a CDS encoding DUF4097 domain-containing protein, producing MKEERKRILKLVEEGKMTVEEALFLIEQLEQGKTQNQEKSTALSTNVNFEEAKKAEYKKEDYNTYNFNTVKDKVLDFVDSAFKKIKDFDLDLNFGHSVDITHIFQQGDTYLNQVDIDMANGSVKIVPWEQKDVRVECSAKVYRVENQDEARKKFLEDAIFTIENQKLRFSVQQKWMKVDAVIHIPKEEYENVRIRLFNGTIEGENLTIKDCRAKTANGKVLLGNLECGKLETETVSGQISIQRSAIRELEAETINGAIKADGFFNHVDLQSFNGNVTCTVKNQDCESVEVKATTGSIEVTLPEKTPASGELKSNLGGFTIELDGIQVVEEKSDMVQKHLRFKPADGGQKAVRLYADTKTGSIAVKKILQQQ